From Actinomycetota bacterium:
CGCCCAGGTCGTTGCCCTTCTGGACGTCGGACTCCTGCGCTCGGGCCGACAGCAGCACGATCGGCGGCGGCCCGCCGGTGGTCCCGGCAAGCCGGCGCGCGACCTCCCAGCCGTCGAGCTTGGGCATCATGATATCGAGCAGCACCAGGTCCGGATGGAACCGGTCGAACAGCGCGAGCGCCTCCTCGCCGTCCGAGGCGACCTCGACCGCGTACCCCTCCAGTTCCAGATTGACCTTGAGCAGCTGCTGGATGACCTGATCGTCGTCAACGACCAAGATGCGCGCGTTGGACATGCGGGAAAGACCTGATCAGAAAGGAGTCCGGGAAGATCGTGCGACGCGGGTCCGCGGAGCATAGCACA
This genomic window contains:
- a CDS encoding response regulator, encoding MSNARILVVDDDQVIQQLLKVNLELEGYAVEVASDGEEALALFDRFHPDLVLLDIMMPKLDGWEVARRLAGTTGGPPPIVLLSARAQESDVQKGNDLGVAAYVTKPFDPIQLLHLVAGIIAQQDRGAATPGVP